A portion of the Carya illinoinensis cultivar Pawnee chromosome 11, C.illinoinensisPawnee_v1, whole genome shotgun sequence genome contains these proteins:
- the LOC122282879 gene encoding pectinesterase 3 — MDSVNIFKGYGKVNDLEDQSSQHRNTTTTTRKPLIFTFSILAILLLTLTIVVCIGVLIYHTETEPPEFPPLSSIRAVCEVTRYPESCFSSISSLNLNPNLMSPEPADPEAIFKLSLRVSIAELSNFKPTISNSNEVALGDCRSLIEDAMGRLNDSLVAMDVGPGEKVLTEAKIGDLKTWISAAMTDQETCLDGLEEMESTALQAVKTKMQKAREYTSNSLAILANLHTLRCQFHMSLH, encoded by the coding sequence ATGGATTCTGTCAACATCTTCAAAGGTTATGGCAAAGTAAACGACCTCGAAGATCAATCATCCCAACACCGgaacaccaccaccaccaccagaaAGCCACTCATCTTCACATTCTCCATCTTAGCTATCCTCCTCTTGACGCTGACCATCGTCGTATGTATCGGAGTCCTGATCTACCACACAGAAACCGAGCCACCCGAATTCCCACCACTCTCGTCAATCAGGGCCGTGTGCGAGGTGACCCGCTACCCCGAATCTTGCTTCTCCAGCATATCCTCCCTCAACCTCAATCCCAACCTCATGTCCCCAGAGCCAGCCGACCCAGAGGCGATTTTCAAGCTCTCCCTCCGAGTCTCCATCGCAGAACTCTCGAACTTCAAACCCACGATCTCGAATTCGAACGAGGTTGCTTTGGGCGACTGTCGAAGCCTGATAGAGGACGCGATGGGTCGACTCAATGACTCGTTGGTGGCGATGGATGTGGGCCCAGGAGAGAAGGTGTTGACGGAGGCCAAGATCGGAGACCTAAAAACGTGGATAAGCGCTGCGATGACGGACCAGGAGACGTGCTTAGATGGGTTGGAGGAGATGGAGTCAACGGCTCTCCAAGCGGTGAAGACGAAGATGCAGAAGGCCAGGGAGTACACCAGCAATAGCTTGGCGATTTTGGCTAATCTACACACTCTTCGTTGCCAGTTCCATATGTCCCttcattga